The following proteins are co-located in the Salvelinus namaycush isolate Seneca chromosome 33, SaNama_1.0, whole genome shotgun sequence genome:
- the LOC120027607 gene encoding T-complex protein 1 subunit epsilon — MSAMGQLAFDEYGRPFIIIKDQDKKTRLSGLDALKSHIMAAKAVASTLRTSLGPNGLDKMMVDRDGEVTVTNDGATILSMMDVDHQIAKLMVELSKSQDDEIGDGTTGVVVLAGALLEEAEQLLDRGIHPIRISDGYDQAAKIAIAQLDKISETYPYDPSNTEPLIQTAMTTLGSKVINRCHRQMAEIAVNAVLTVADMNRKDVDFELIKMEGKVGGKLEDTQLIKGVIIDKEFSHPQMPKLLKDTKMAILTCPFEPPKPKTKHKLDVTCVEEYKALQKYEKDKFLEMIKQIKDTGANLAICQWGFDDEANHLLLQNELPAIRWVGGPEIELIAIATGGRIVPRFSELTAEKLGSAGVVKEICFGTTKDRMLVIEECKNSRAVTIFIRGGNKMIIEEAKRALHDALCVIRNLVRDNRIVYGGGASEISCALAVNQAADKCPSLEQYAMRAFADALEVIPMALAENSGLNSIQTMTEVRARQVTENNPALGIDCLHLNTNDMKQQHVIETLHGKKQQISLATQVVKMILKIDDIRSPGESED, encoded by the exons ATGTCCGCTATGGGGCAACTCGCATTCGATGAGTATGGACGGCCGTTCATCATCATCAAAGATCAGGATAAGAAGACTCGCTTATCGGGCCTTGATGCACTGAAG TCTCACATCATGGCAGCAAAGGCAGTTGCCTCAACGCTGAGGACCTCTCTAGGACCAAACG GTCTGGACAAGATGATGGTTGACCGGGATGGAGAGGTGACAGTCACCAATGACGGAGCCACCATCCTCAGCATGATGGATGTGGACCACCAGATCGCCAAGCTCATGGTGGAGCTCTCCAAGTCTCAGGACGACGAGATCGGAGACGGGACCACCGGAGTTGTTG TGCTGGCTGGTGCTCTCCTGGAGGAGGCAGAACAGCTGCTGGACAGGGGCATCCACCCCATCCGTATCTCTGACGGTTACGACCAGGCTGCCAAGATCGCCATTGCGCAGTTGGACAAGATCAGCGAGACCTACCCATACGACCCCAGCAACACGGAGCCACTCATCCAGACTGCCATGACCACACTGGGATCCAAAGT GATCAACCGCTGCCACAGACAGATGGCGGAGATTGCAGTGAACGCCGTCCTGACTGTGGCGGACATGAACCGTAAGGATGTGGACTTTGAGCTGATCAAGATGGAGGGCAAGGTGGGAGGCAAGCTGGAGGATACCCAGCTCATCAAGGGGGTCATCATAGACAAGGAGTTCAGCCATCCTCAGATGCCCAAG CTACTGAAAGACACAAAGATGGCCATCCTGACCTGCCCGTTTGAGCCCCCTAAGCCAAAGACCAAGCACAAGCTGGATGTGACCTGTGTGGAGGAATACAAGGCCCTGCAGAAGTATGAGAAGGACAAGTTCCTGGAGATGATCAAACAG ATCAAGGATACCGGCGCTAACCTGGCCATCTGCCAGTGGGGCTTTGATGACGAGGCCAACCACCTGCTGCTGCAGAATGAACTGCCTGCCATTCGCTGGGTCGGAGGGCCTGAGATCGAG CTGATTGCCATAGCGACAGGGGGCCGCATCGTGCCTCGGTTCTCTGAGCTGACCGCTGAGAAGCTGGGCTCAGCCGGTGTCGTTAAGGAGATCTGCTTTGGCACAACCAAGGACCGCATGCTGGTCATCGAGGAGTGCAAGAACTCCAGGGCAGTCACCATCTTCATCCGTGGAGGAAACAAGATG ATCATTGAGGAGGCTAAGCGTGCGCTGCATGATGCACTGTGTGTCATCCGTAACCTGGTCAGAGACAACCGCATTGTGTATGGGGGCGGAGCCTCTGAGATTTCCTGTGCCCTCGCTGTCAACCAGGCTGCTGACAAG TGCCCGTCCCTGGAGCAGTATGCCATGCGTGCATTTGCTGATGCCCTGGAGGTGATCCCCATGGCCCTGGCAGAGAACAGCGGGCTTAACTCCATCCAGACCATGACAGAGGTCCGCGCCAGGCAGGTCACCGAGAACAACCCCGCCCTGGGCATCGACTGTCTGCACCTCAACACCAATG ACATGAAGCAGCAGCATGTAATTGAGACACTGCATGGGAAGAAGCAGCAGATCTCTCTGGCCACCCAGGTGGTCAAGATGATCCTGAAGATCGATGACATCAGAAGCCCGGGAGAGTCTGAAGACTAA